The sequence GGGATCTGAACCCTGCACTGTATCCGGCAACCACGGAAAAAACAACAGATGCCGCTTCGGGTCAGTATGCCGCTAAGATGTTTACAGCGCAGGTTACCGGACTTCCCCTCATTACAGGGAATGTTTCCACGGGCGTTTTTAATGTGAACCTCAACGATCCCCTGAAAAGTATGGTGACAGGCGTTCCTTATCGTACCAAACCAACCGGTTTCAAGGGATATTTTAAATATCATCCAGGATATCACGCTACCCGACAGGATTCCTGCGAGATCCGGGCAACATTGTTCCGTTGGGATAAAAATCTTCATGCCAGAGATACTATTGGCGAGGCTATTTACCGTACATCAGATTCGGTTAAGGTGTATACGCAGTTCAATCAGCCATTTGTTTATTACAACGGTAATACTCCGGATTCCATGGAACTGATATTTGCTTCTTCATCAAAAGGTTCTTACTTCATCGGCAATGTCGGAAGTACGCTTTTTGTGGATGGAATTGAGTTGATATTTTCAAAATAATTACCTTTACGGGGCACAATGTAAATTATGAAAACCAGGATTTTTCTGTTTAGCCTGATATTGTTGTCATATAGCGCATTAACCCAGGATTTGGATTATGGGCTGAAAGGTGGATTCAATATAGGTACACCCTATGGTGTTGCTGAAGAAGGCGCCAAAGGCAGCCCGGGTGTGGGCCCCCTGATAGGGATGTATTTTAAATATAACCTGAACAGCAAATGGGCCATTCACGGCGATGTTCATTACAGCTATAAAGGCTCCAGCTTCGATACACCGGTTTCCGGGGATACACTTTACCGTTGGACCGGAACCGTTGGATATCCCCCAAGAGACACTTCTTATTACGTGGAAACAATTTATTCCGGTCGCGTCGACGGTGTTTATGCAAACTGGTATTTCGATATCCCATTATATATTTCCTACAGGATAGGAAAAAGATTTTTGTTGCTGGGCGGTGGACAACTTTCCTATCTCGTAAAAGGTAAAAACAGTGGAACCGCTGATATTATCGTGGGTGATCCTAAGAGT is a genomic window of Bacteroidota bacterium containing:
- a CDS encoding PorT family protein produces the protein MKTRIFLFSLILLSYSALTQDLDYGLKGGFNIGTPYGVAEEGAKGSPGVGPLIGMYFKYNLNSKWAIHGDVHYSYKGSSFDTPVSGDTLYRWTGTVGYPPRDTSYYVETIYSGRVDGVYANWYFDIPLYISYRIGKRFLLLGGGQLSYLVKGKNSGTADIIVGDPKSPYTHVYDEPFDQSQELNTWDYSGIFGTIFESSRRINVGLTATVGLSSIYKKNYKYLDKAVRNIYLQAFLEFKINGKRNN
- a CDS encoding PCMD domain-containing protein translates to MKLKKYLIAVMAILAIVVIVISCKKDKDEDETLTAPSVYTPMHVYSTYMYVSWSSQSGITGYRMDVATDPAFTSKVPGYDNKDVGVKSIAEISGLVPVTDYFIRVKSYNGSNESGYSAATKVTTAGMDTVRNMDFEHWTQYVNYAEPSPHGIWATANKTRDLNPALYPATTEKTTDAASGQYAAKMFTAQVTGLPLITGNVSTGVFNVNLNDPLKSMVTGVPYRTKPTGFKGYFKYHPGYHATRQDSCEIRATLFRWDKNLHARDTIGEAIYRTSDSVKVYTQFNQPFVYYNGNTPDSMELIFASSSKGSYFIGNVGSTLFVDGIELIFSK